In Electrophorus electricus isolate fEleEle1 chromosome 6, fEleEle1.pri, whole genome shotgun sequence, a single genomic region encodes these proteins:
- the rb1 gene encoding retinoblastoma-associated protein isoform X2: MPPKKRNIGTPPNKDSKSNSKKNSPDSKDHSVISPDKHKEKDSAFVTLCKDLLVTNTVCDHAWAIWETMVKSAEKVNGSNKQLWGACMFISATDMEDVSFTFTDFQKAVGMSVKQFINLLRGMDENVDTISSKVNSVVTRLEKKYEVSLALYQRFVKTCDKIYSVPNDERQELLYCTWIMFLLAKGSILQMEDDLVIAFQLLLCVLEYCTKRCPSDFLQPLYKSAISVSTQGLPTRTSRRNKAKLQLPEVDMQLLETLCKESDCSVDEVKNVYQSSFSVFLDSLNLLGSQDLPAVDTLSIKYEEIYRKNKDFDARLFLVDDETLRPEKTLVSTTVAMTPRKNETGEENSPVPPQTPIRAAMNSIQQLRGELTSVSDKPSSSLIVYFKNCTVDPSDEITSRVEQLGQVFSQKFAQAVGQRCEGLGKKRFTLGVQLYYKVMESILKSEEKRLSVQNFSKLLNNATFHTSLLACALEVVMATYFGSCVKNGGDESPETDLRFPWILDIFHLHAFDFYKVIESFIKAEPTLKHDMIEHLGRCEQKIMESLAWKTDSPLFELLRQSREEGLGEQAEPPATLNQPLQHSHTAADLYLSPQRPSRRLPTAEADSSALPSSQSPTQGPRQLRSNSLSLFYKKLYRMAYLRLKMLFSRLLTGHPELEPIIWTLLQHTLQNEYELMRDRHLDQLLMSSMYAICKVKNVYLLFKTIVTAYKELPNTNQETFKHVLIREGQYDSIIVFYNLVFMQKLKTNILQYSSPRPPPLSPIPHIPRSPYKYPSSPLRVPGGNVYISPLKSSRAPPAAMTPRTRILVSIGESFGASDKFQKINQMVSSSDWSLKRSLVGDSAPKPLKRLRFDVDGQDEADGRSGGESALIQKLAEMSSARSRMQEQKLKEEAERGEPEA, encoded by the exons ATGCCTCCCAAAAAGCGCAACATCGGGACCCCTCCAAACAAGGACTCGAAATCGAATAGCAAGAAGAATTCTCCAGATAGTAAAGATCATTCCGTCATTTCCCCAGATAA GCACAAGGAGAAGGATTCAGCGTTTGTAACCCTTTGTAAAGACCTCTTGGTGACTAACACCGTGTGTGACCATGCATGGGCAATCTGGGAGACGATGGTGAAATCTGCGGAAAAAGTAAAT GGTTCAAACAAACAACTTTGGGGAGCCTGTATGTTCATTTCAGCAACAGACATGGAAGATGTCAGCTTCACCTTTACAGATTTTCAAAAAGCAGTTGGTATGAG TGTGAAACAATTCATCAACCTACTGAGGGGGATGGACGAGAATGTGGACACAATCAGCTCGAAAGTGAACTCTGTTGTAACCAGGCTCGAGAAGAAGTATGAGGTTTCGCTGGCGCTCTATCAAAGATTTGTGAA AACATGTGATAAAATCTATTCTGTGCCTAATGATGA GAGGCAAGAGCTTTTATATTGTACCTGGATCATGTTTCTTTTGGCCAAAG GAAGCATCCTCCAGATGGAGGACGACCTGGTGATTGCCTTCCAGCTGCTCTTGTGTGTCCTGGAATACTGCACCAAGCGCTGTCCATCTGATTTCCTCCAGCCGCTCTACA AGTCAGCCATCAGTGTTTCCACCCAGGGCCTCCCAACTCGGACTTCTAGGCGCAACAAAGCCAAGCTTCAGCTTCCTGAGGTGGACATGCAGTTGCTGGAGACTCTCTGTAAAGAGAGCGACTGCAGTGTAGATGAG GTAAAAAATGTGTACCAAAGCAGTTTCTCTGTCTTCTTGGACTCTCTGAACCTGTTGGGATCACAAGACCTGCCGGCT GTGGACACTCTGTCCATAAAGTATGAAGAGATCTACCGTAAAAACAAGGACTTTGATGCAAGGCTATTCTTGGTTGATGATGAGACACTCCGGCCAGAAAAAACACTAGT TAGCACTACAGTGGCGATGACTCCCAGAAAGAATGAGACTGGGGAGGAGAACTCTCCTGTTCCACCACAGACTCCAATCAG AGCTGCTATGAACTCAATCCAACAGCTGAGAGGAGAACTTACCTCAGTCAGTGACAAGCCCTCCAGCAGTCTAATTGTTTACTTCAag AACTGTACAGTGGACCCATCGGATGAGATTACTAGCCGGGTCGAACAGCTAGGTCAGGTCTTCAGCCAGAAGTTTGCTCAAGCTGTTGGCCAGCGCTGTGAAGGCCTCGGCAAGAAA AGGTTTACACTTGGTGTCCAGCTTTACTACAAAGTGATGGAGTCGATACTTAAATCG GAGGAGAAGAGACTCTCTGTGCAAAATTTCAG taaaCTTCTCAACAATGCTACATTTCATACCTCACTCCTTGCATGTGCACTGGAGGTCGTCATGGCAACCTATTTTG GCAGCTGTGTGAAGAATGGGGGTGACGAATCTCCCGAAACTGACCTGCGCTTCCCTTGGATCCTGGATATCTTCCACCTTCATGCCTTTGACTTCTACAAAGTGATAGAGAGTTTTATCAAGGCGGAGCCCACCCTGAAACACGACATGATCGAGCACCTGGGCCGCTGTGAGCAGAAGATCATGGAGAGCCTCGCATGGAAAACA GACTCCCCCCTGTTTGAGCTCCTGAGGCAGTCTCGAGAGGAAGGGCTTGGCGAACAGGCGGAGCCTCCGGCCACTCTGAACCAGCCTCTGCAGCATAGCCATACAGCTGCTGATCT GTACCTGTCCCCTCAGCGGCCCAGCCGTCGGCTCCCCACAGCAGAGGCAGACAGCTCAGCACTGCCCTCAAGCCAGTCCCCTACACAAGGCCCCAGACAGCTCCGCTCCAATTCTCTCAGCCTCTTTTACAAGAAAT tATACAGAATGGCCTACCTTCGGCTCAAGATGCTTTTCTCACGCCTCCTGACTGGTCACCCCGAGCTGGAGCCCATCATATGGACCCTGCTTCAGCACACGCTGCAGAATGAGTATGAGCTGATGAGGGACAGACACCTAGACCAG CTTTTGATGTCCTCTATGTATGCCATATGCAAGGTGAAGAATGTATATTTGCTTTTCAAGACAATTGTGACTGCATACAAAGAGCTTCCCAATACAAACCAGGAG ACCTTCAAGCATGTGTTGATCAGGGAAGGCCAGTATGACTCCATCATAGTCTTCTACAACCTGGTGTTCATGCAGAAGCTGAAGACTAACATCCTGCAGTACTCTTCTCCTCGG CCTCCTCCGCTGTCTCCCATACCGCATATCCCACGAAGCCCATACAAATACCCCAGCTCTCCCCTGCGAGTGCCCGGTGGAAACGTCTACATTTCCCCTCTGAAGAGCAGCCGTGCCCCTCCAGCTGCCATGACTCCCCGGACCAG GATCCTTGTATCAATTGGAGAATCATTTGGG GCATCAGACAAGTTCCAAAAGATCAATCAAATGGTCAGTAGCTCCGATTGGTCCCTGAAGAGGAGTCTGGTAGGAGACTCTGCCCCCAAACCCCTGAAGCGCTTGCGCTTCGACGTAGACGGGCAGGACGAGGCAGATGGGAG GTCAGGTGGTGAATCAGCACTGATCCAGAAGCTGGCTGAAATGA gCTCAGCCCGCAGCCGCATGCAGGAACAGAAACTGAAGGAGGAGGCCGAGAGAGGGGAGCCGGAGGCCTGA
- the rb1 gene encoding retinoblastoma-associated protein isoform X1, producing the protein MPPKKRNIGTPPNKDSKSNSKKNSPDSKDHSVISPDKHKEKDSAFVTLCKDLLVTNTVCDHAWAIWETMVKSAEKVNGSNKQLWGACMFISATDMEDVSFTFTDFQKAVGMSVKQFINLLRGMDENVDTISSKVNSVVTRLEKKYEVSLALYQRFVKTCDKIYSVPNDERQELLYCTWIMFLLAKGSILQMEDDLVIAFQLLLCVLEYCTKRCPSDFLQPLYKSAISVSTQGLPTRTSRRNKAKLQLPEVDMQLLETLCKESDCSVDEVKNVYQSSFSVFLDSLNLLGSQDLPAVDTLSIKYEEIYRKNKDFDARLFLVDDETLRPEKTLVSTTVAMTPRKNETGEENSPVPPQTPIRAAMNSIQQLRGELTSVSDKPSSSLIVYFKNCTVDPSDEITSRVEQLGQVFSQKFAQAVGQRCEGLGKKRFTLGVQLYYKVMESILKSEEKRLSVQNFSKLLNNATFHTSLLACALEVVMATYFGSCVKNGGDESPETDLRFPWILDIFHLHAFDFYKVIESFIKAEPTLKHDMIEHLGRCEQKIMESLAWKTDSPLFELLRQSREEGLGEQAEPPATLNQPLQHSHTAADLYLSPQRPSRRLPTAEADSSALPSSQSPTQGPRQLRSNSLSLFYKKLYRMAYLRLKMLFSRLLTGHPELEPIIWTLLQHTLQNEYELMRDRHLDQLLMSSMYAICKVKNVYLLFKTIVTAYKELPNTNQETFKHVLIREGQYDSIIVFYNLVFMQKLKTNILQYSSPRPPPLSPIPHIPRSPYKYPSSPLRVPGGNVYISPLKSSRAPPAAMTPRTRILVSIGESFGASDKFQKINQMVSSSDWSLKRSLVGDSAPKPLKRLRFDVDGQDEADGSRSGGESALIQKLAEMSSARSRMQEQKLKEEAERGEPEA; encoded by the exons ATGCCTCCCAAAAAGCGCAACATCGGGACCCCTCCAAACAAGGACTCGAAATCGAATAGCAAGAAGAATTCTCCAGATAGTAAAGATCATTCCGTCATTTCCCCAGATAA GCACAAGGAGAAGGATTCAGCGTTTGTAACCCTTTGTAAAGACCTCTTGGTGACTAACACCGTGTGTGACCATGCATGGGCAATCTGGGAGACGATGGTGAAATCTGCGGAAAAAGTAAAT GGTTCAAACAAACAACTTTGGGGAGCCTGTATGTTCATTTCAGCAACAGACATGGAAGATGTCAGCTTCACCTTTACAGATTTTCAAAAAGCAGTTGGTATGAG TGTGAAACAATTCATCAACCTACTGAGGGGGATGGACGAGAATGTGGACACAATCAGCTCGAAAGTGAACTCTGTTGTAACCAGGCTCGAGAAGAAGTATGAGGTTTCGCTGGCGCTCTATCAAAGATTTGTGAA AACATGTGATAAAATCTATTCTGTGCCTAATGATGA GAGGCAAGAGCTTTTATATTGTACCTGGATCATGTTTCTTTTGGCCAAAG GAAGCATCCTCCAGATGGAGGACGACCTGGTGATTGCCTTCCAGCTGCTCTTGTGTGTCCTGGAATACTGCACCAAGCGCTGTCCATCTGATTTCCTCCAGCCGCTCTACA AGTCAGCCATCAGTGTTTCCACCCAGGGCCTCCCAACTCGGACTTCTAGGCGCAACAAAGCCAAGCTTCAGCTTCCTGAGGTGGACATGCAGTTGCTGGAGACTCTCTGTAAAGAGAGCGACTGCAGTGTAGATGAG GTAAAAAATGTGTACCAAAGCAGTTTCTCTGTCTTCTTGGACTCTCTGAACCTGTTGGGATCACAAGACCTGCCGGCT GTGGACACTCTGTCCATAAAGTATGAAGAGATCTACCGTAAAAACAAGGACTTTGATGCAAGGCTATTCTTGGTTGATGATGAGACACTCCGGCCAGAAAAAACACTAGT TAGCACTACAGTGGCGATGACTCCCAGAAAGAATGAGACTGGGGAGGAGAACTCTCCTGTTCCACCACAGACTCCAATCAG AGCTGCTATGAACTCAATCCAACAGCTGAGAGGAGAACTTACCTCAGTCAGTGACAAGCCCTCCAGCAGTCTAATTGTTTACTTCAag AACTGTACAGTGGACCCATCGGATGAGATTACTAGCCGGGTCGAACAGCTAGGTCAGGTCTTCAGCCAGAAGTTTGCTCAAGCTGTTGGCCAGCGCTGTGAAGGCCTCGGCAAGAAA AGGTTTACACTTGGTGTCCAGCTTTACTACAAAGTGATGGAGTCGATACTTAAATCG GAGGAGAAGAGACTCTCTGTGCAAAATTTCAG taaaCTTCTCAACAATGCTACATTTCATACCTCACTCCTTGCATGTGCACTGGAGGTCGTCATGGCAACCTATTTTG GCAGCTGTGTGAAGAATGGGGGTGACGAATCTCCCGAAACTGACCTGCGCTTCCCTTGGATCCTGGATATCTTCCACCTTCATGCCTTTGACTTCTACAAAGTGATAGAGAGTTTTATCAAGGCGGAGCCCACCCTGAAACACGACATGATCGAGCACCTGGGCCGCTGTGAGCAGAAGATCATGGAGAGCCTCGCATGGAAAACA GACTCCCCCCTGTTTGAGCTCCTGAGGCAGTCTCGAGAGGAAGGGCTTGGCGAACAGGCGGAGCCTCCGGCCACTCTGAACCAGCCTCTGCAGCATAGCCATACAGCTGCTGATCT GTACCTGTCCCCTCAGCGGCCCAGCCGTCGGCTCCCCACAGCAGAGGCAGACAGCTCAGCACTGCCCTCAAGCCAGTCCCCTACACAAGGCCCCAGACAGCTCCGCTCCAATTCTCTCAGCCTCTTTTACAAGAAAT tATACAGAATGGCCTACCTTCGGCTCAAGATGCTTTTCTCACGCCTCCTGACTGGTCACCCCGAGCTGGAGCCCATCATATGGACCCTGCTTCAGCACACGCTGCAGAATGAGTATGAGCTGATGAGGGACAGACACCTAGACCAG CTTTTGATGTCCTCTATGTATGCCATATGCAAGGTGAAGAATGTATATTTGCTTTTCAAGACAATTGTGACTGCATACAAAGAGCTTCCCAATACAAACCAGGAG ACCTTCAAGCATGTGTTGATCAGGGAAGGCCAGTATGACTCCATCATAGTCTTCTACAACCTGGTGTTCATGCAGAAGCTGAAGACTAACATCCTGCAGTACTCTTCTCCTCGG CCTCCTCCGCTGTCTCCCATACCGCATATCCCACGAAGCCCATACAAATACCCCAGCTCTCCCCTGCGAGTGCCCGGTGGAAACGTCTACATTTCCCCTCTGAAGAGCAGCCGTGCCCCTCCAGCTGCCATGACTCCCCGGACCAG GATCCTTGTATCAATTGGAGAATCATTTGGG GCATCAGACAAGTTCCAAAAGATCAATCAAATGGTCAGTAGCTCCGATTGGTCCCTGAAGAGGAGTCTGGTAGGAGACTCTGCCCCCAAACCCCTGAAGCGCTTGCGCTTCGACGTAGACGGGCAGGACGAGGCAGATGGGAG CAGGTCAGGTGGTGAATCAGCACTGATCCAGAAGCTGGCTGAAATGA gCTCAGCCCGCAGCCGCATGCAGGAACAGAAACTGAAGGAGGAGGCCGAGAGAGGGGAGCCGGAGGCCTGA
- the LOC113574040 gene encoding lysophosphatidic acid receptor 6-like: protein MDQLNKTGTLLPTTCTVDTGYRFAYYQVSYSLIFVLSLASNGLVVWHLCLVPRAPTSTAVYIANLAAVDLFFAMSFPLRIYYYHNLHRDNTWSPGSTFCQLTFALKYVSLYGGIFFLACIGVDRYLAVVHPLQHRLRSAGAARALSAAIWSLVLALSLTLPVLLSAASPGHRTCLLDPALPQQQRLIVGALGLVQAAFLLPALLLFCSYGAVLRVLRGKAHRLHCRRHTLAVIYVVLGVFLLCFAPYHINLLGYTLTHLGLWPSCGLAKVTATLHPVVLSLASANCCLNPLVYYFSSGMLHRHKGGSTGGR from the coding sequence ATGGATCAGCTGAACAAGACGGGTACGTTGCTGCCGACCACCTGCACGGTGGACACGGGCTACCGTTTTGCCTACTACCAGGTCTCCTACAGCCTGATCTTCGTCCTCAGTCTGGCCAGCAACGGCCTGGTGGTGTGGCATCTCTGTCTGGTGCCGCGGGCCCCAACCAGCACGGCTGTCTACATAGCCAACCTGGCCGCTGTCGACCTCTTCTTTGCCATGTCATTTCCACTGCGCATCTATTACTACCATAACCTGCACCGTGACAACACCTGGTCACCAGGTAGCACCTTCTGCCAGCTGACCTTCGCCCTCAAATACGTCAGCCTGTATGGGGGCATCTTCTTCCTGGCGTGCATCGGTGTGGACCGCTACCTTGCTGTGGTGCACCCCCTGCAGCACAGGTTGAGGAGCGCAGGGGCTGCCCGGGCACTCAGTGCTGCCATCTGGTCACTGGTGTTGGCCCTGAGCCTGACGCTGCCTGTGCTGCTGTCGGCAGCCTCGCCTGGTCATCGAACCTGCCTGCTGGACCCGGCTTTGCCACAGCAACAGCGGCTAATTGTGGGGGCGTTGGGCCTGGTGCAGGCTGCCTTCCTGCTGCCCgcactgctgctgttctgcagctACGGGGCCGTGCTGCGCGTGCTGCGCGGGAAAGCGCACCGCCTCCACTGTCGTCGCCACACGCTCGCCGTCATCTACGTTGTGCTGGGGGTCTTCCTGCTCTGCTTCGCCCCCTACCACATCAACCTGCTAGGctacacactcacccacctgGGCCTGTGGCCCAGCTGTGGCCTGGCCAAAGTGACAGCCACGCTGCACCCCGTGGTGCTCTCCCTGGCCAGCGCCAACTGCTGCCTTAACCCGCTCGTCTACTACTTCTCCAGCGGCATgttgcacagacacaaaggtgGCAGCACTGGCGGTCGGTGA
- the rb1 gene encoding retinoblastoma-associated protein isoform X3, with product MPPKKRNIGTPPNKDSKSNSKKNSPDSKDHSVISPDKHKEKDSAFVTLCKDLLVTNTVCDHAWAIWETMVKSAEKVNGSNKQLWGACMFISATDMEDVSFTFTDFQKAVGMSVKQFINLLRGMDENVDTISSKVNSVVTRLEKKYEVSLALYQRFVKTCDKIYSVPNDERQELLYCTWIMFLLAKGSILQMEDDLVIAFQLLLCVLEYCTKRCPSDFLQPLYKSAISVSTQGLPTRTSRRNKAKLQLPEVDMQLLETLCKESDCSVDEVKNVYQSSFSVFLDSLNLLGSQDLPAVDTLSIKYEEIYRKNKDFDARLFLVDDETLRPEKTLVTTVAMTPRKNETGEENSPVPPQTPIRAAMNSIQQLRGELTSVSDKPSSSLIVYFKNCTVDPSDEITSRVEQLGQVFSQKFAQAVGQRCEGLGKKRFTLGVQLYYKVMESILKSEEKRLSVQNFSKLLNNATFHTSLLACALEVVMATYFGSCVKNGGDESPETDLRFPWILDIFHLHAFDFYKVIESFIKAEPTLKHDMIEHLGRCEQKIMESLAWKTDSPLFELLRQSREEGLGEQAEPPATLNQPLQHSHTAADLYLSPQRPSRRLPTAEADSSALPSSQSPTQGPRQLRSNSLSLFYKKLYRMAYLRLKMLFSRLLTGHPELEPIIWTLLQHTLQNEYELMRDRHLDQLLMSSMYAICKVKNVYLLFKTIVTAYKELPNTNQETFKHVLIREGQYDSIIVFYNLVFMQKLKTNILQYSSPRPPPLSPIPHIPRSPYKYPSSPLRVPGGNVYISPLKSSRAPPAAMTPRTRILVSIGESFGASDKFQKINQMVSSSDWSLKRSLVGDSAPKPLKRLRFDVDGQDEADGSRSGGESALIQKLAEMSSARSRMQEQKLKEEAERGEPEA from the exons ATGCCTCCCAAAAAGCGCAACATCGGGACCCCTCCAAACAAGGACTCGAAATCGAATAGCAAGAAGAATTCTCCAGATAGTAAAGATCATTCCGTCATTTCCCCAGATAA GCACAAGGAGAAGGATTCAGCGTTTGTAACCCTTTGTAAAGACCTCTTGGTGACTAACACCGTGTGTGACCATGCATGGGCAATCTGGGAGACGATGGTGAAATCTGCGGAAAAAGTAAAT GGTTCAAACAAACAACTTTGGGGAGCCTGTATGTTCATTTCAGCAACAGACATGGAAGATGTCAGCTTCACCTTTACAGATTTTCAAAAAGCAGTTGGTATGAG TGTGAAACAATTCATCAACCTACTGAGGGGGATGGACGAGAATGTGGACACAATCAGCTCGAAAGTGAACTCTGTTGTAACCAGGCTCGAGAAGAAGTATGAGGTTTCGCTGGCGCTCTATCAAAGATTTGTGAA AACATGTGATAAAATCTATTCTGTGCCTAATGATGA GAGGCAAGAGCTTTTATATTGTACCTGGATCATGTTTCTTTTGGCCAAAG GAAGCATCCTCCAGATGGAGGACGACCTGGTGATTGCCTTCCAGCTGCTCTTGTGTGTCCTGGAATACTGCACCAAGCGCTGTCCATCTGATTTCCTCCAGCCGCTCTACA AGTCAGCCATCAGTGTTTCCACCCAGGGCCTCCCAACTCGGACTTCTAGGCGCAACAAAGCCAAGCTTCAGCTTCCTGAGGTGGACATGCAGTTGCTGGAGACTCTCTGTAAAGAGAGCGACTGCAGTGTAGATGAG GTAAAAAATGTGTACCAAAGCAGTTTCTCTGTCTTCTTGGACTCTCTGAACCTGTTGGGATCACAAGACCTGCCGGCT GTGGACACTCTGTCCATAAAGTATGAAGAGATCTACCGTAAAAACAAGGACTTTGATGCAAGGCTATTCTTGGTTGATGATGAGACACTCCGGCCAGAAAAAACACTAGT CACTACAGTGGCGATGACTCCCAGAAAGAATGAGACTGGGGAGGAGAACTCTCCTGTTCCACCACAGACTCCAATCAG AGCTGCTATGAACTCAATCCAACAGCTGAGAGGAGAACTTACCTCAGTCAGTGACAAGCCCTCCAGCAGTCTAATTGTTTACTTCAag AACTGTACAGTGGACCCATCGGATGAGATTACTAGCCGGGTCGAACAGCTAGGTCAGGTCTTCAGCCAGAAGTTTGCTCAAGCTGTTGGCCAGCGCTGTGAAGGCCTCGGCAAGAAA AGGTTTACACTTGGTGTCCAGCTTTACTACAAAGTGATGGAGTCGATACTTAAATCG GAGGAGAAGAGACTCTCTGTGCAAAATTTCAG taaaCTTCTCAACAATGCTACATTTCATACCTCACTCCTTGCATGTGCACTGGAGGTCGTCATGGCAACCTATTTTG GCAGCTGTGTGAAGAATGGGGGTGACGAATCTCCCGAAACTGACCTGCGCTTCCCTTGGATCCTGGATATCTTCCACCTTCATGCCTTTGACTTCTACAAAGTGATAGAGAGTTTTATCAAGGCGGAGCCCACCCTGAAACACGACATGATCGAGCACCTGGGCCGCTGTGAGCAGAAGATCATGGAGAGCCTCGCATGGAAAACA GACTCCCCCCTGTTTGAGCTCCTGAGGCAGTCTCGAGAGGAAGGGCTTGGCGAACAGGCGGAGCCTCCGGCCACTCTGAACCAGCCTCTGCAGCATAGCCATACAGCTGCTGATCT GTACCTGTCCCCTCAGCGGCCCAGCCGTCGGCTCCCCACAGCAGAGGCAGACAGCTCAGCACTGCCCTCAAGCCAGTCCCCTACACAAGGCCCCAGACAGCTCCGCTCCAATTCTCTCAGCCTCTTTTACAAGAAAT tATACAGAATGGCCTACCTTCGGCTCAAGATGCTTTTCTCACGCCTCCTGACTGGTCACCCCGAGCTGGAGCCCATCATATGGACCCTGCTTCAGCACACGCTGCAGAATGAGTATGAGCTGATGAGGGACAGACACCTAGACCAG CTTTTGATGTCCTCTATGTATGCCATATGCAAGGTGAAGAATGTATATTTGCTTTTCAAGACAATTGTGACTGCATACAAAGAGCTTCCCAATACAAACCAGGAG ACCTTCAAGCATGTGTTGATCAGGGAAGGCCAGTATGACTCCATCATAGTCTTCTACAACCTGGTGTTCATGCAGAAGCTGAAGACTAACATCCTGCAGTACTCTTCTCCTCGG CCTCCTCCGCTGTCTCCCATACCGCATATCCCACGAAGCCCATACAAATACCCCAGCTCTCCCCTGCGAGTGCCCGGTGGAAACGTCTACATTTCCCCTCTGAAGAGCAGCCGTGCCCCTCCAGCTGCCATGACTCCCCGGACCAG GATCCTTGTATCAATTGGAGAATCATTTGGG GCATCAGACAAGTTCCAAAAGATCAATCAAATGGTCAGTAGCTCCGATTGGTCCCTGAAGAGGAGTCTGGTAGGAGACTCTGCCCCCAAACCCCTGAAGCGCTTGCGCTTCGACGTAGACGGGCAGGACGAGGCAGATGGGAG CAGGTCAGGTGGTGAATCAGCACTGATCCAGAAGCTGGCTGAAATGA gCTCAGCCCGCAGCCGCATGCAGGAACAGAAACTGAAGGAGGAGGCCGAGAGAGGGGAGCCGGAGGCCTGA